In a single window of the Elaeis guineensis isolate ETL-2024a chromosome 6, EG11, whole genome shotgun sequence genome:
- the LOC105046787 gene encoding F-box protein At5g46170, with protein sequence MASSGRREGADLEGSRTWWGNQAAEAGAVEAEEEEERIDHFDRLPDSVLLLVFNRIGDVKVLGRCCVVCRRFQALVPVVDDVVVRVDCVISDDATPSSAAAAAGGCGPDKGRGVLSHLARLVLDGLVKPLQALGQMLISASGASRRSSASSASSSSSSEVSHHSPTEVLKNFKEIRRLRIELPAGELGVDDGVLLKWKADFGSTLDSCVILGAASVLSYDSSNPNPSIQDACGGDDSGSTPESFYTNGSLKLRVVWTISSLIAASARHYLLQPIIADHGTLESLDLTDADGQGVLAMNRGQLQELQVKPVSASGNSQRTLLPALSMRLWYAPHLELPDGVVLKGATLVAIRPSEDRLREAPSGGRGSSDGCWVSNAFEEPYRTAAKMLLKRRTYCLEMNSF encoded by the coding sequence ATGGCGTCTTCCGGCAGGCGGGAAGGGGCGGATCTGGAGGGATCGCGGACGTGGTGGGGCAATCAGGCGGCTGAGGCCGGGGCGGTGGAggcggaggaggaagaagagaggatcgACCACTTTGACCGGCTGCCGGACTCGGTGCTCCTTCTGGTGTTCAACCGGATCGGGGACGTCAAGGTACTGGGGCGGTGCTGCGTCGTCTGCCGACGCTTCCAAGCTCTTGTCCCCGTCGTCGACGACGTCGTCGTCCGCGTCGACTGCGTCATCTCCGACGACGCTACCCCGTcatccgccgccgccgccgccggcggCTGCGGCCCGGACAAGGGCCGCGGCGTCTTGTCCCACCTTGCTCGCCTCGTCCTCGATGGCCTCGTCAAGCCCCTCCAGGCCCTCGGCCAGATGCTCATCTCCGCCTCTGGTGCTTCCCGGAGATCCTCGGCCTCCTCTGCGTCATCTTCGTCGTCTTCAGAGGTCTCCCACCACTCCCCGACCGAGGTCCTCAAGAACTTCAAGGAGATCCGCCGCCTCAGGATCGAGCTCCCCGCCGGCGAGCTCGGAGTCGACGACGGTGTCCTCCTCAAATGGAAAGCGGACTTCGGCTCCACCCTGGACAGCTGCGTCATCCTCGGCGCCGCCTCCGTTCTCTCCTACGACTCTTCCAACCCTAACCCTAGCATCCAGGACGCCTGCGGCGGCGATGACAGTGGGAGCACCCCGGAGTCCTTCTACACCAATGGAAGCTTGAAGCTTAGAGTGGTGTGGACCATCAGCTCCCTCATCGCCGCTTCCGCCCGTCATTACCTCCTCCAGCCGATCATCGCCGACCACGGGACACTGGAGAGCTTGGATCTCACAGATGCTGACGGTCAGGGGGTGCTGGCCATGAACAGGGGGCAGCTGCAGGAGCTGCAGGTGAAGCCGGTATCGGCTTCGGGCAACTCCCAGCGGACCCTTTTGCCAGCCCTCAGCATGCGGCTCTGGTACGCCCCCCACCTGGAACTGCCTGATGGGGTGGTCCTCAAGGGAGCAACTCTGGTGGCCATTCGCCCGAGCGAGGATCGGTTGAGGGAGGCACCCAGCGGGGGCCGTGGGTCCTCTGATGGATGCTGGGTGTCGAATGCCTTTGAAGAGCCCTACAGGACCGCAGCTAAGATGCTCCTGAAGAGGAGGACTTACTGCCTGGAGATGAATTCCTTCTGA